The proteins below are encoded in one region of Gavia stellata isolate bGavSte3 unplaced genomic scaffold, bGavSte3.hap2 HAP2_SCAFFOLD_111, whole genome shotgun sequence:
- the LOC132321663 gene encoding E3 ubiquitin-protein ligase TRIM36-like isoform X2 codes for MKVVSKGDVTIKGIERELICPACKELFTHPLILPCQHNVCHKCVKEILSAFEDSFADGGSESSNQSSPQIKSSSSSMDRISRSGTKRNSLTPRSSLFPCPGCQRDTDLGERGINGLFRNFTLETIVERYRQAARAAVAIMCDFCKPPPQESTKSCMDCRASYCNECFKIHHPWGTVKAQHKHVGPTTNFRPKILMCPEHEMERVNMYCEICRRPVCHLCKLGGCHANHRVTTMRTAYKTLKEKLSKDIEYLISKESQVKAHITQLDLLLKETECNSERAKEEASQSFEKLSHVLEEKKSAALRAIETSKNLRLEKLQTQAEEYQGLLENNGLVGYAQEVLKETDPSCFVQTAKQLHDRIQKATESLKSFRPAAETTFEDFVVDIAKQEEILGDLSFHSNGLEIPEINEEQSRMYNKALISWECPGKTDSADIYVLEYRKLNREEESATWQEIKVCSKSKVISDLDDDSSYAFRVRGYKGSICSPWSREVILRTPPAPVFSFLFDDKCGYNSEHLLLNPGRTSVESRAGFPLLLGSERMQIGCYTTLDYIIGDTGIAKGKHVWAFRVEAYSYLVKVGVVSSNQIQKLFHNTHDVSSPRYEQDSGHDSGSEDAFFDSPQPFTLVTLGMKKFFIPTTPAAPKDPASRILPLPSCLGICLDCDKGKVGFYDAGRMKCLYECEVDCSGIMYPAFALMGGAAVHLEEPVTAKYGEYHDDI; via the exons gttaccattaagggtatcgaaagagagctcatctgcccagcatgcaaggaattatttacccatccactgatccttccttgccagcacaatgtctgtcacaaatgtgtgaaagaaatactctctgcatttgaagactctTTCGCTGATGGAGGCTCTGAATCCTCTAATCAGAGTAGCCCTCAAATTAAAAGCTCTTCTTCTAGCATGGACAGGATTAGTAGATCAGGTAC aaaacgtaattcactgactcctagatcgagtctgtttccttgtccgggttgccagcgggatactgatctcggagaacgtggcatcaatggcttatttcgcaactttactttggaaaccattgtggaaagatacagacaggcagccagggcagccgttgctattatgtgcgatttctgcaaacctccacctcaagagtccacaaagagctgcatggactgcagggcaagctattgcaacgaatgtttcaaaatacaccatccttggggaactgtgaaagcccaacataaacatgtaggacCAACCACCAACTTCAGACCCAAG attttgatgtgtccagaacatgaaatggagagggtaaacatgtactgtgaaatctgcagaaggcctgtttgtcatctttgtaaactgggtggatgtcatgcaaaccatagagtaacaaccatgagaactgcctacaaaacccttaag gagaagctttcaaaagatattgagtacctcatcagtaaggagagccaggtgaaagctcacatcacacagctggatctgctgctgaaagaaacagag tgcaacagtgaacgagctaaagaagaagcatctcagagctttgagaaattatctcatgtcctagaagagaagaagtccgcagctcttagggcaattgaaacttctaagaatttaaggctggaaaaattgcaaacgcaagcagaggaatatcaagggctcctggaaaataatggccttgtaggatatgctcaagaggtgcttaaagaaactgatccatcttgttttgttcaaacagcaaaacagcttcatgacag aatccaaaaagctactgaatctctgaagagcttcaggccagcagctgaaactacttttgaagactttgtggtggacatagctaagcaagaagagatccttggtgacttgtccttccattccaatg gtctagaaataccagaaatcaatgaagagcagagcagaatgtacaacaaagctctgatcagctgggaatgccctgggaagacagactcAGCTGATATCTATGTTCTTGAGTATCGTAAGCTTaatagagaagaggagagtgcgacgtggcaggagatcaaagtttgcagcaagagcaaagtaatatCTGATCTTGATGATGACAGCTCCTATGCCTTTAGAGTTCGAGGATATAAAGGGTCCATCTGTAGCCCTTGGAGCCGAGAAGTTATTTTGCGtacgcctccagctccag ttttcagttttctttttgatgacaaatgtgggtacaacagtgaacatctcctgctgaacccaggaagaacctctgtggaaagcagggctggatttcctctACTGCTGGGATCTGAGCGCATGCAGATCGGATGCTACACAACCCTGGATTACATCATTGGCGACACCGGGATTGCCAAAGGGAAGCACGTCTGGGCTTTTCGTGTGGAAGCCTATTCATacctggtgaaagtgggagttgtttctagcaaccagatacagaaattgttccataatACCCATGATGTGAGCAGCCCAAG atacgagcaagacagtggtcacgacagtgggagtgaagatgccttctttgactcaccacagcctttcacactggtcactttaggcatgaagaagttctttatccccacaacacctgctgcccccaaggatccagcgagcagaatccttcccctgccatcgtgcttgggcatctgcctcgactgtgacaaaggcaaggtGGGGTTCTACGACGCAGGCCgtatgaaatgcctttatgagtgcgaggtggactgctctggcataatgtacccagcatttgccttaatgggtggtgcagcagttcatcttgaggaacctgtcacagcaaagtacGGGGAGTACCACGACGACATCTAG
- the LOC132321663 gene encoding E3 ubiquitin-protein ligase TRIM36-like isoform X1 — protein MEGDRPESPVTIKGIERELICPACKELFTHPLILPCQHNVCHKCVKEILSAFEDSFADGGSESSNQSSPQIKSSSSSMDRISRSGTKRNSLTPRSSLFPCPGCQRDTDLGERGINGLFRNFTLETIVERYRQAARAAVAIMCDFCKPPPQESTKSCMDCRASYCNECFKIHHPWGTVKAQHKHVGPTTNFRPKILMCPEHEMERVNMYCEICRRPVCHLCKLGGCHANHRVTTMRTAYKTLKEKLSKDIEYLISKESQVKAHITQLDLLLKETECNSERAKEEASQSFEKLSHVLEEKKSAALRAIETSKNLRLEKLQTQAEEYQGLLENNGLVGYAQEVLKETDPSCFVQTAKQLHDRIQKATESLKSFRPAAETTFEDFVVDIAKQEEILGDLSFHSNGLEIPEINEEQSRMYNKALISWECPGKTDSADIYVLEYRKLNREEESATWQEIKVCSKSKVISDLDDDSSYAFRVRGYKGSICSPWSREVILRTPPAPVFSFLFDDKCGYNSEHLLLNPGRTSVESRAGFPLLLGSERMQIGCYTTLDYIIGDTGIAKGKHVWAFRVEAYSYLVKVGVVSSNQIQKLFHNTHDVSSPRYEQDSGHDSGSEDAFFDSPQPFTLVTLGMKKFFIPTTPAAPKDPASRILPLPSCLGICLDCDKGKVGFYDAGRMKCLYECEVDCSGIMYPAFALMGGAAVHLEEPVTAKYGEYHDDI, from the exons gttaccattaagggtatcgaaagagagctcatctgcccagcatgcaaggaattatttacccatccactgatccttccttgccagcacaatgtctgtcacaaatgtgtgaaagaaatactctctgcatttgaagactctTTCGCTGATGGAGGCTCTGAATCCTCTAATCAGAGTAGCCCTCAAATTAAAAGCTCTTCTTCTAGCATGGACAGGATTAGTAGATCAGGTAC aaaacgtaattcactgactcctagatcgagtctgtttccttgtccgggttgccagcgggatactgatctcggagaacgtggcatcaatggcttatttcgcaactttactttggaaaccattgtggaaagatacagacaggcagccagggcagccgttgctattatgtgcgatttctgcaaacctccacctcaagagtccacaaagagctgcatggactgcagggcaagctattgcaacgaatgtttcaaaatacaccatccttggggaactgtgaaagcccaacataaacatgtaggacCAACCACCAACTTCAGACCCAAG attttgatgtgtccagaacatgaaatggagagggtaaacatgtactgtgaaatctgcagaaggcctgtttgtcatctttgtaaactgggtggatgtcatgcaaaccatagagtaacaaccatgagaactgcctacaaaacccttaag gagaagctttcaaaagatattgagtacctcatcagtaaggagagccaggtgaaagctcacatcacacagctggatctgctgctgaaagaaacagag tgcaacagtgaacgagctaaagaagaagcatctcagagctttgagaaattatctcatgtcctagaagagaagaagtccgcagctcttagggcaattgaaacttctaagaatttaaggctggaaaaattgcaaacgcaagcagaggaatatcaagggctcctggaaaataatggccttgtaggatatgctcaagaggtgcttaaagaaactgatccatcttgttttgttcaaacagcaaaacagcttcatgacag aatccaaaaagctactgaatctctgaagagcttcaggccagcagctgaaactacttttgaagactttgtggtggacatagctaagcaagaagagatccttggtgacttgtccttccattccaatg gtctagaaataccagaaatcaatgaagagcagagcagaatgtacaacaaagctctgatcagctgggaatgccctgggaagacagactcAGCTGATATCTATGTTCTTGAGTATCGTAAGCTTaatagagaagaggagagtgcgacgtggcaggagatcaaagtttgcagcaagagcaaagtaatatCTGATCTTGATGATGACAGCTCCTATGCCTTTAGAGTTCGAGGATATAAAGGGTCCATCTGTAGCCCTTGGAGCCGAGAAGTTATTTTGCGtacgcctccagctccag ttttcagttttctttttgatgacaaatgtgggtacaacagtgaacatctcctgctgaacccaggaagaacctctgtggaaagcagggctggatttcctctACTGCTGGGATCTGAGCGCATGCAGATCGGATGCTACACAACCCTGGATTACATCATTGGCGACACCGGGATTGCCAAAGGGAAGCACGTCTGGGCTTTTCGTGTGGAAGCCTATTCATacctggtgaaagtgggagttgtttctagcaaccagatacagaaattgttccataatACCCATGATGTGAGCAGCCCAAG atacgagcaagacagtggtcacgacagtgggagtgaagatgccttctttgactcaccacagcctttcacactggtcactttaggcatgaagaagttctttatccccacaacacctgctgcccccaaggatccagcgagcagaatccttcccctgccatcgtgcttgggcatctgcctcgactgtgacaaaggcaaggtGGGGTTCTACGACGCAGGCCgtatgaaatgcctttatgagtgcgaggtggactgctctggcataatgtacccagcatttgccttaatgggtggtgcagcagttcatcttgaggaacctgtcacagcaaagtacGGGGAGTACCACGACGACATCTAG